In a single window of the Novosphingobium sp. IK01 genome:
- a CDS encoding MATE family efflux transporter — translation MTRTIWALALPAMATNLATALFGLADTWAIGQLGDSAAQGAVDLGARALISALTVFNFLRTATVALTARAVGADAQGPDAQFPDAQTADAQTAAALWRALIVAGAIGAALLALVPWAAPRAPVWLGAGGRVADLAGHYIGLRGLAIPAALANMALTGWLIGQRHVRAVLGAEVAANVLHIALDLLLVLGFGMGVSGVALASVLSELARLLALALIARRVWHTLGPARMPIWAPAIRDARAFRALAAMNGDLMMRTLLLIVTMLAFTRQSAQGGVAVLAANGILMQWFLAAAMLLDGLETAAQVLCAQAQGAGDGAGLRRALRHTLGWGLVLGLALGALQGLAGARLIAAFTLDPAVRAAAGAALPWAMALPLIGASSFVLDGVFVGAGWTRGLLVTMAAAALMFQGALMLAAPLGNHGLWLAYALFLAARAGAQGLWLARQARQPARHAARAG, via the coding sequence ATGACGCGGACGATCTGGGCGCTGGCCCTGCCTGCCATGGCCACCAATCTGGCCACGGCGCTGTTCGGGCTGGCCGACACCTGGGCCATCGGCCAGCTGGGCGATTCTGCTGCGCAAGGGGCGGTCGATCTGGGCGCGCGGGCGCTGATTTCGGCGCTGACGGTGTTCAACTTCCTGCGCACGGCAACCGTCGCGCTGACCGCGCGCGCCGTGGGCGCCGATGCGCAAGGCCCCGATGCCCAGTTCCCCGATGCACAGACCGCCGATGCACAGACCGCCGCCGCGCTCTGGCGCGCGCTGATCGTGGCCGGGGCCATCGGCGCCGCGCTGCTCGCGCTCGTGCCCTGGGCCGCGCCGCGCGCGCCGGTCTGGCTGGGCGCGGGCGGGCGCGTGGCCGATCTGGCCGGGCACTATATCGGCTTGCGCGGACTGGCCATACCCGCCGCGCTGGCCAACATGGCGCTGACCGGCTGGCTGATCGGCCAGCGCCATGTGCGCGCGGTGCTGGGCGCGGAAGTGGCGGCCAATGTGCTGCACATCGCGCTCGACCTCCTGCTCGTGCTGGGGTTCGGCATGGGGGTGAGCGGGGTGGCGCTGGCCTCGGTCCTCTCGGAACTGGCGCGGCTGCTGGCGCTGGCGCTGATCGCGCGGCGGGTCTGGCACACGCTGGGCCCGGCGCGCATGCCCATCTGGGCCCCGGCCATCCGCGATGCGCGCGCCTTTCGCGCGCTGGCGGCGATGAACGGCGACCTGATGATGCGCACGCTGCTGCTGATCGTCACCATGCTCGCCTTCACCCGCCAGAGCGCACAGGGCGGCGTGGCGGTGCTGGCCGCCAACGGCATCCTGATGCAATGGTTTCTGGCCGCCGCGATGCTGCTCGACGGGCTGGAAACCGCCGCCCAGGTGCTCTGCGCGCAGGCGCAAGGGGCGGGCGACGGAGCGGGCCTGCGCCGCGCGCTGCGCCACACGCTGGGCTGGGGGCTGGTGCTCGGGCTGGCCCTGGGCGCCCTTCAGGGGCTCGCCGGAGCCCGCCTGATCGCCGCGTTCACGCTCGATCCGGCGGTGCGCGCGGCAGCCGGGGCCGCGCTGCCCTGGGCCATGGCCCTGCCGCTGATCGGTGCGTCCTCGTTCGTGCTCGACGGGGTCTTCGTGGGCGCGGGGTGGACGCGCGGGCTGCTGGTCACGATGGCGGCGGCGGCGCTCATGTTCCAGGGCGCGCTGATGCTGGCCGCGCCGCTGGGCAACCACGGGCTGTGGCTGGCCTATGCCCTGTTCCTGGCTGCACGCGCCGGGGCGCAAGGGCTCTGGCTGGCCCGACAGGCCCGCCAGCCCGCCCGCCATGCCGCCCGCGCTGGTTAG
- the aroQ gene encoding type II 3-dehydroquinate dehydratase, translated as MTQSAFSSDLPVVPELPVVYVLNGPNLNLLGLREPEIYGHDTLDDIAGRLEDRAQDLGLAVDVRQSNHEGHLIDWLHEAQAVGALAVLLNAGAYTHTSVALHDAIKSITTPVIEVHLSNPHRREEFRHKSYVGMAARATVAGFGAASYIVALDAVAAL; from the coding sequence ATGACCCAATCCGCGTTTTCCTCCGACCTTCCCGTCGTGCCCGAGCTTCCCGTCGTCTACGTGCTCAACGGCCCCAACCTCAACCTGCTGGGCCTGCGCGAACCCGAGATCTATGGCCACGACACCCTCGACGACATCGCGGGCCGTCTGGAAGACCGCGCGCAGGATCTGGGCCTTGCCGTCGACGTGCGCCAGTCGAATCACGAAGGCCACCTGATCGACTGGCTCCACGAGGCACAGGCCGTGGGCGCCCTGGCCGTCCTGCTCAATGCAGGCGCCTATACCCACACCAGCGTGGCGCTCCACGATGCGATCAAGTCGATCACCACCCCGGTCATCGAGGTTCACCTTTCGAACCCGCACCGGCGCGAGGAATTCCGCCACAAGAGCTATGTCGGCATGGCCGCGCGGGCCACGGTCGCCGGGTTCGGGGCGGCCAGCTACATCGTCGCGCTCGACGCTGTGGCGGCGCTCTGA
- the accB gene encoding acetyl-CoA carboxylase biotin carboxyl carrier protein: MGHDTGEDHGKQAAATMAIDGALVRELAELLADTGLTEIEVEDGARKIRVARTLTAAPVTQMVAAPAAPFAAAPVAAPAGEAAPAADLAGAVKSPMVGTCYLSPEPGAAAFVSVGQTVKAGDTLLIVEAMKVMNPIVAPAAGTIKAILVENAQPVEFDQPLVVIA, translated from the coding sequence ATGGGCCACGATACCGGCGAAGACCACGGCAAGCAGGCCGCCGCAACCATGGCAATCGACGGCGCCCTCGTGCGCGAACTGGCCGAACTTCTGGCCGACACCGGGCTCACCGAAATCGAGGTGGAAGACGGTGCGCGCAAGATCCGCGTCGCCCGCACGCTGACCGCTGCCCCCGTGACGCAGATGGTCGCGGCTCCCGCTGCCCCCTTCGCGGCAGCTCCGGTGGCGGCTCCCGCCGGCGAAGCGGCTCCTGCCGCCGATCTGGCCGGTGCGGTCAAGTCGCCGATGGTCGGCACCTGCTACCTCTCGCCCGAACCGGGCGCGGCTGCCTTTGTCAGCGTGGGCCAGACCGTCAAGGCCGGCGACACCCTGCTGATCGTCGAGGCGATGAAGGTCATGAACCCGATCGTCGCGCCCGCCGCAGGCACGATCAAGGCCATTCTCGTCGAGAACGCGCAGCCGGTCGAATTCGACCAGCCGCTCGTCGTGATCGCGTAA
- the accC gene encoding acetyl-CoA carboxylase biotin carboxylase subunit, whose translation MAIKRLLIANRGEIALRIHRAAKEMGIETVAVHSTADADAMHVRLADHAVCIGPPAAKDSYLNVAAIISAAEITQSDAIHPGYGFLSENARFAEIVEAHGITWVGPKPEHIRTMGDKVEAKRTAGALGLPLVPGSDGAISDVEEARKIAEEIGYPVIIKAASGGGGRGMKVCTSPDDLERLMQQAGSEAKAAFGDATVYLEKYLGNPRHIEFQIFGDGKGQAIHLGERDCSLQRRHQKVLEEAPSPVISAAERERMGGIVSKAMADMGYRGAGTIEFLWENGEFYFIEMNTRLQVEHPVTEAITGLDLVREQIRIADGKPLSVTQDEIEFKGHAIECRINAEDPFTFAPSPGLVKSYHAAGGMHVRVDSGLYAGYRIPPYYDSMIAKLIVYGRTREGCIMRLRRALDEMVIEGVKTSIPLHQRLLDDPTFLDGGYSIKYLEEWLAKDEGQ comes from the coding sequence ATGGCCATCAAGCGCCTGTTGATCGCCAACCGCGGCGAAATCGCGCTGCGCATCCATCGCGCAGCCAAGGAAATGGGCATCGAGACGGTGGCGGTCCATTCCACCGCCGACGCTGATGCCATGCATGTCCGCCTGGCCGACCATGCGGTCTGCATCGGGCCGCCCGCGGCCAAGGACAGCTATCTCAACGTCGCCGCGATCATCTCGGCGGCCGAGATCACCCAGTCCGATGCAATCCATCCGGGCTATGGCTTCCTGTCGGAAAACGCGCGCTTTGCCGAAATCGTCGAAGCCCACGGCATCACCTGGGTCGGCCCCAAGCCCGAGCACATCCGCACGATGGGCGACAAGGTGGAAGCCAAGCGCACCGCAGGGGCGCTCGGCCTGCCGCTGGTGCCCGGCTCGGACGGCGCGATCTCGGACGTTGAGGAAGCGCGAAAGATCGCCGAGGAAATCGGCTATCCGGTGATCATCAAGGCCGCTTCGGGCGGCGGCGGGCGCGGCATGAAGGTCTGCACCAGCCCCGACGATCTCGAACGGCTGATGCAGCAGGCCGGCTCGGAAGCCAAGGCCGCCTTCGGCGACGCGACGGTCTATCTCGAAAAGTACCTGGGCAACCCGCGCCACATCGAGTTCCAGATCTTTGGCGATGGCAAGGGCCAGGCGATCCATCTGGGCGAGCGCGACTGCTCGCTCCAGCGTCGCCACCAGAAGGTGCTCGAAGAAGCCCCCTCGCCGGTGATCAGCGCCGCCGAGCGCGAGCGCATGGGCGGCATCGTCTCCAAGGCGATGGCCGACATGGGCTATCGCGGCGCGGGCACGATCGAGTTCCTGTGGGAAAACGGCGAGTTCTACTTCATCGAGATGAACACCCGCCTTCAGGTCGAACACCCCGTGACCGAAGCGATCACCGGGCTCGACCTCGTGCGCGAACAGATTCGCATCGCCGACGGCAAGCCGCTCTCGGTCACGCAGGACGAGATCGAGTTCAAGGGCCACGCGATCGAATGCCGCATCAACGCCGAAGATCCCTTCACCTTCGCCCCCTCGCCGGGGCTGGTGAAGAGCTATCACGCGGCAGGCGGCATGCACGTGCGCGTCGATAGCGGGCTCTATGCCGGCTACAGGATCCCGCCCTACTACGATTCGATGATCGCCAAGCTGATCGTCTATGGCCGCACCCGCGAAGGCTGCATCATGCGCCTGCGCCGCGCGCTCGACGAGATGGTGATCGAGGGCGTGAAGACCTCGATTCCCCTGCACCAGCGCCTGCTCGACGATCCCACGTTCCTCGATGGCGGCTACTCGATCAAGTATCTGGAAGAGTGGCTGGCCAAGGACGAGGGCCAGTAA
- a CDS encoding DedA family protein gives MNEWILQAIADGGYWGIVVLMALENIFPPIPSEVIMGMGGIAVAQGRMEVLPLMLAGTVGSTLGNYPWFLLGRALGYKRLRPFVARHGRWLTLDWPAMRRLVAFFRRHGQWVVFVMRFSPAMRTMISLPAGLAKMGHARFLVFTFAGTTIWNALLVWAGWHLGQHYELLGRYTGPASVALTVVLVGGWLWRVVRWNPRGV, from the coding sequence ATGAACGAATGGATTTTGCAGGCCATCGCCGATGGCGGCTATTGGGGCATCGTGGTCCTGATGGCACTGGAAAACATCTTCCCGCCAATTCCTTCCGAAGTGATCATGGGGATGGGCGGGATCGCCGTGGCGCAAGGGCGGATGGAGGTTCTCCCGCTGATGCTGGCGGGCACGGTCGGCTCGACGCTGGGGAACTATCCGTGGTTCCTGCTGGGCCGGGCGCTGGGCTACAAACGGTTGCGGCCCTTCGTGGCGCGCCATGGGCGCTGGCTCACGCTCGACTGGCCCGCGATGCGGCGGCTGGTCGCGTTCTTTCGGCGCCATGGGCAATGGGTGGTCTTCGTGATGCGCTTTTCGCCCGCGATGCGCACGATGATCTCGCTGCCTGCGGGCCTCGCCAAAATGGGCCACGCGCGCTTTTTGGTGTTCACCTTCGCCGGGACGACGATCTGGAACGCGCTGCTGGTCTGGGCCGGGTGGCATCTGGGGCAGCACTACGAGCTGCTGGGGCGCTATACCGGGCCTGCGTCGGTGGCGCTGACGGTGGTGCTCGTCGGGGGCTGGCTGTGGCGCGTGGTGCGCTGGAACCCGCGCGGGGTTTGA
- the gshB gene encoding glutathione synthase — protein sequence MTLRVAVQMDPLHSINIAGDSSFALMLSAQARGAQLWYYHVTSLAWEAGRLSAQAAPVTVQRVEGAHYTMGEMRKIDLGRDVDVVLMRQDPPFDLGYITATHLLERLEGETLVVNDPRSVRNAPEKVYVLDYAHFMPPTLITRSAADVRAFQHAQGERAVVVKPLHGNGGKAVFKIEADGGNLSALAELFGQVWPEPFMVQPFLPEVAEGDKRIVLVDGEVAGAINRKPGEGEFRSNLAVGGYAEAATLTAREQEICEALGPELKKRGLIFVGIDVIGGKWLTEINVTSPTGIVAIDRFNGTDTPALIWDAIERRL from the coding sequence TTGACCCTGCGCGTTGCGGTCCAGATGGACCCCCTTCATTCGATCAATATCGCGGGCGATTCGAGCTTTGCGCTGATGCTCTCGGCCCAGGCGCGCGGGGCGCAGCTGTGGTATTACCATGTGACCTCGCTGGCCTGGGAAGCGGGCCGCCTGAGCGCACAGGCCGCGCCTGTCACCGTCCAGCGGGTCGAGGGCGCGCACTACACGATGGGCGAGATGCGCAAGATCGACCTCGGGCGCGATGTCGATGTCGTGCTCATGCGGCAGGACCCGCCGTTTGACCTGGGCTATATCACCGCCACCCACCTGCTCGAACGCCTTGAGGGCGAGACGCTGGTGGTCAACGATCCGCGCTCGGTGCGCAATGCGCCCGAAAAGGTCTATGTGCTCGATTACGCGCACTTCATGCCGCCCACGCTGATCACGCGCTCGGCGGCCGATGTGCGTGCGTTCCAGCACGCGCAGGGCGAGCGCGCGGTGGTGGTCAAGCCGCTGCATGGCAATGGCGGCAAGGCGGTCTTCAAGATCGAGGCCGATGGCGGCAATCTTTCGGCGCTGGCCGAGCTGTTCGGGCAGGTCTGGCCCGAGCCGTTCATGGTCCAGCCGTTTCTTCCCGAAGTGGCCGAGGGCGACAAGCGCATCGTGCTGGTCGACGGGGAAGTGGCCGGCGCGATCAACCGCAAGCCGGGCGAGGGCGAATTCCGCTCGAACCTCGCGGTCGGCGGCTATGCCGAGGCGGCCACGCTCACCGCGCGCGAGCAGGAAATCTGCGAGGCGCTGGGCCCCGAGCTGAAAAAGCGCGGGTTGATCTTCGTGGGGATCGACGTGATCGGGGGCAAGTGGCTCACCGAGATCAACGTGACCTCGCCCACCGGCATCGTCGCCATCGACCGCTTCAACGGCACCGACACGCCCGCCCTCATCTGGGACGCGATCGAACGCCGGTTGTGA
- a CDS encoding YraN family protein has product MTNPRARAEARGRRGEGWAALYCRLTGWRVLARRVKLGVGEVDLVVRRGRTVAFVEVKWRAQAAALDWAVDARRLTRVARAAEALAPRFARFGEDVRIDVILLTPWRWPRRIVHVWQPGG; this is encoded by the coding sequence ATGACCAATCCGCGCGCCCGGGCCGAGGCGCGCGGGCGCCGGGGGGAGGGCTGGGCCGCGCTCTATTGCCGGTTGACCGGCTGGCGCGTTCTGGCGCGGCGGGTGAAACTGGGCGTGGGCGAGGTGGACCTGGTTGTCCGGCGCGGGCGGACGGTGGCCTTTGTCGAGGTGAAATGGCGGGCGCAGGCCGCCGCGCTGGACTGGGCCGTCGATGCGCGGCGCCTGACCCGCGTGGCGCGGGCGGCAGAGGCGCTGGCGCCCCGGTTCGCGCGGTTTGGCGAGGATGTGCGGATCGATGTGATCCTGCTCACGCCGTGGCGCTGGCCGCGGCGGATCGTCCATGTCTGGCAGCCGGGGGGCTGA
- the rsmI gene encoding 16S rRNA (cytidine(1402)-2'-O)-methyltransferase, translating to METPSLAPGLYIVATPIGNLGDITARAADVLARCDLVACEDTRVTGKLLNHLQIRKVMRRYDDHASAEVRERLLGEMAEKSVVLVSDAGTPLISDPGYRLVREARERGIAVTSLPGPSAMVVALTLAGLPTDRFLFGGFLPSKDKARGDVLGALAAVPATLVFYETGPRLVASLEAMAQHLPGRDLAVARELTKLHEECRTGSAAELIAHYTAHPPKGEIVLLAGPAPEAAAPQGEDVDALLRAALAQASPSQAAGMVAKAHGLDRKTLYARAMELKAQG from the coding sequence ATGGAAACACCATCGCTTGCGCCAGGGCTCTATATCGTCGCCACGCCCATCGGCAATCTTGGCGACATCACCGCGCGGGCGGCCGACGTGCTCGCCCGATGCGACCTCGTAGCCTGTGAAGATACCCGCGTCACGGGCAAGTTGCTTAATCATTTGCAAATTCGCAAGGTCATGCGCCGCTATGATGACCATGCCTCGGCCGAGGTGCGCGAGAGACTTCTCGGTGAAATGGCCGAAAAGTCGGTCGTACTGGTTTCGGATGCGGGCACGCCGCTGATTTCGGACCCCGGCTACCGGCTCGTGCGCGAGGCGCGCGAGCGGGGCATTGCCGTCACCAGCCTGCCGGGGCCGAGCGCGATGGTCGTTGCGCTGACACTGGCCGGGCTTCCCACCGACCGGTTCCTGTTTGGCGGTTTTCTGCCCTCGAAGGACAAGGCGCGCGGCGATGTGCTGGGCGCTCTGGCCGCCGTTCCGGCAACGCTGGTGTTTTACGAGACGGGGCCGCGTCTGGTCGCCAGCCTCGAAGCCATGGCGCAGCACCTGCCGGGCCGCGATCTGGCCGTGGCGCGCGAATTGACCAAGCTGCACGAGGAATGCCGGACGGGCAGCGCGGCAGAGCTGATCGCCCACTACACCGCCCATCCGCCCAAGGGCGAGATCGTCCTGCTCGCCGGCCCCGCGCCCGAGGCTGCCGCGCCGCAGGGCGAGGACGTGGACGCGCTGCTGCGCGCGGCGCTGGCGCAGGCCTCGCCCTCGCAGGCGGCGGGCATGGTCGCCAAGGCCCACGGGCTCGACCGCAAGACGCTCTATGCCCGCGCGATGGAGTTGAAAGCGCAAGGATGA
- a CDS encoding penicillin-binding protein activator, translating to MAALCVPAALLAGCAVIPKGGEPVGPPPPRETAPQANVLPTDSGRHRVALLVPLSGPNAAVGQAIANATTMALLDTNAQSLRITTYDTGTGAGAAASRAVLDGNRLILGPLTADDVNAVAAVARPAKLPMITYSNDTAVADRDVFVLGQVPGQSIARVIGYARAQGVKSIGAIIPTGVFGQRVSNALVEATRAQGITLTDTETYDRGNTSAASAVRRVKAKGPLDALVIADGARIALQAAPFARGTRLIGTELWSGDARIARSPAMKGAWFAAVSDDRYGRFEQSYRQRFGAAPARIATLGYDSVLLTLNIARTWKPGTLFPTARLYDRDGFIGMDGVFRFNARGVAERALEVREVGTGTVSTVSKAPQKFVN from the coding sequence ATGGCCGCCCTCTGCGTGCCCGCCGCCCTGCTCGCGGGCTGCGCCGTCATCCCCAAGGGGGGCGAGCCCGTCGGCCCGCCGCCCCCGCGCGAAACCGCGCCCCAGGCCAATGTCCTGCCCACCGATTCCGGGCGTCATCGCGTCGCCCTGCTGGTGCCGCTCTCCGGCCCCAATGCCGCCGTGGGTCAGGCCATCGCCAACGCCACCACGATGGCCCTGCTCGACACCAATGCCCAGTCGCTGCGCATCACGACCTATGACACCGGCACCGGCGCGGGGGCTGCGGCCAGCAGGGCCGTGCTCGACGGCAACCGCCTGATCCTGGGCCCGCTCACCGCCGACGACGTGAACGCCGTGGCCGCCGTGGCGCGCCCGGCCAAGCTGCCGATGATCACCTATTCCAACGACACTGCCGTGGCCGACCGCGATGTCTTCGTGCTCGGGCAGGTGCCCGGCCAATCGATTGCCCGCGTGATCGGCTATGCCCGTGCGCAAGGTGTGAAATCGATTGGTGCGATCATCCCCACCGGCGTTTTCGGCCAGCGGGTGAGCAATGCGCTGGTCGAGGCCACGCGCGCACAGGGCATCACGCTGACCGACACCGAGACCTATGATCGCGGCAACACCTCGGCGGCGAGCGCCGTGCGCCGGGTCAAGGCCAAAGGGCCCCTTGATGCGCTGGTGATCGCCGATGGTGCGCGCATCGCGCTTCAGGCCGCGCCCTTTGCGCGCGGCACCCGGCTGATCGGCACCGAACTGTGGAGCGGCGACGCGCGGATCGCGCGCAGCCCGGCGATGAAGGGCGCATGGTTCGCCGCCGTGTCGGACGACCGCTATGGCCGCTTCGAGCAGTCCTACCGCCAGCGTTTCGGCGCGGCGCCTGCGCGCATCGCCACGCTGGGCTATGATTCGGTCCTGCTCACCCTCAACATCGCGCGTACGTGGAAGCCGGGCACCCTGTTCCCGACCGCGCGCCTTTATGACCGCGACGGCTTCATCGGCATGGACGGGGTCTTCCGGTTCAACGCGCGCGGCGTGGCCGAGCGTGCGCTCGAAGTGCGCGAAGTGGGCACCGGAACCGTCAGCACCGTGTCGAAGGCCCCGCAAAAGTTCGTGAACTGA
- the parE gene encoding DNA topoisomerase IV subunit B: MATDDSGSLFDKLPAGSPQESYDGSAIEVLEGLEPVRRRPGMYIGGTDERALHHLVAEVLDNAMDEAVAGHANRIEVTLEAAAGAAGKVTITDNGRGIPVDEHPKYPGKSALEVILTTLHSGGKFSGKAYATSGGLHGVGISVVNALSTLTRVEVARNKELYAQEFSCGLPTGPLARVGNAPNRRGTSVSFIPDATIFGADARFKPARLFRLVRSKAYLFAGVEIRWKCDPALVSDDTPAEAVFQFPGGLADHLAEQVKGRECVTSAPFAGSQEFPHGPNGEEMGRVEWAIAWPLWSDGAYSWYCNTIPTPDGGTHEQGLRAALTRGIRAFGELVGQKKAKDITPEDMITGSEIMLSVFIRDPQFQSQTKDRLTSPEAARMVESAVRDHFDHFLTDNMDRGRALLGAVMDRMDERLRRKAEREVKRKTATNARKLRLPGKLTDCSGEGEGETELFIVEGDSAGGSAKQARDRKTQAILPIRGKILNVASATADKIRANQEIADLGLALGCGTRKDCNPDALRYDRVIIMTDADVDGAHIATLLMTFFFQEMPELVRRGHLYLAQPPLYRLTAGTVSAYARDDAHRAELEATKFKGKKVDVGRFKGLGEMNPGQLRETTMAPATRSLLRITLPPEYEGRAAVKDLVDRLMGRNPEHRFQFIQNRAGDLDRDLIDA, from the coding sequence ATGGCGACAGACGATTCCGGCTCCCTGTTCGACAAGCTGCCCGCCGGCAGCCCCCAAGAAAGCTATGATGGCTCGGCCATCGAGGTGCTCGAAGGGCTCGAACCCGTCCGCCGCCGCCCCGGCATGTACATCGGCGGCACGGACGAGCGCGCGCTGCACCATCTCGTCGCCGAAGTGCTCGACAACGCGATGGACGAAGCGGTCGCTGGCCATGCCAACCGCATCGAGGTCACGCTCGAAGCCGCAGCCGGCGCTGCGGGCAAAGTCACCATCACCGACAACGGGCGCGGCATCCCGGTCGATGAACACCCCAAGTATCCGGGTAAGTCCGCGCTCGAAGTGATCCTCACCACGCTCCATTCGGGCGGCAAGTTCTCGGGCAAGGCCTATGCCACCTCGGGCGGGCTTCACGGCGTGGGCATCTCGGTGGTCAACGCGCTCTCGACGCTCACCCGTGTCGAGGTGGCGCGCAACAAGGAACTCTACGCGCAGGAGTTTTCGTGCGGGCTGCCCACCGGGCCGCTGGCGCGCGTGGGCAATGCGCCCAACCGGCGCGGCACCAGTGTCAGCTTCATCCCCGACGCGACGATCTTCGGCGCGGACGCCAGATTCAAGCCCGCGCGCCTGTTCCGCCTCGTGCGGTCCAAGGCCTACCTGTTCGCGGGCGTCGAAATCCGCTGGAAGTGCGACCCCGCGCTGGTTTCCGACGACACCCCCGCCGAGGCCGTGTTCCAGTTCCCCGGCGGGCTTGCCGATCATCTGGCCGAACAGGTCAAGGGCCGCGAATGCGTGACCAGTGCCCCCTTTGCCGGGAGCCAGGAATTTCCCCATGGCCCCAATGGCGAGGAAATGGGCCGCGTCGAATGGGCAATTGCCTGGCCGCTGTGGTCGGACGGGGCCTATTCGTGGTATTGCAATACCATCCCCACGCCCGATGGCGGCACCCATGAACAGGGCCTGCGCGCCGCGCTCACCCGCGGCATCCGCGCCTTTGGCGAACTGGTCGGCCAGAAGAAGGCCAAGGACATCACGCCCGAGGACATGATCACCGGCAGCGAGATCATGCTCTCGGTGTTCATCCGCGATCCCCAGTTCCAGAGCCAGACCAAGGACCGCCTGACCTCGCCCGAGGCCGCGCGCATGGTCGAAAGCGCGGTGCGCGACCATTTCGACCACTTCCTGACCGACAACATGGACCGGGGCCGCGCGCTGCTGGGTGCGGTCATGGACCGCATGGACGAGCGCCTGCGCCGCAAGGCCGAGCGCGAGGTCAAGCGCAAGACCGCCACCAACGCGCGCAAGCTGCGCCTGCCGGGCAAGCTGACCGACTGTTCGGGCGAAGGCGAGGGCGAGACCGAACTGTTCATCGTCGAGGGCGATTCGGCAGGGGGCAGCGCCAAGCAGGCGCGCGACCGCAAGACGCAGGCGATCCTGCCGATCCGCGGCAAGATCCTCAACGTCGCGAGTGCCACCGCCGACAAGATCCGCGCCAATCAGGAAATCGCCGATCTCGGCCTCGCGCTGGGCTGCGGCACCCGCAAGGACTGCAACCCCGACGCGCTGCGCTATGACCGCGTGATCATCATGACCGACGCCGATGTCGACGGCGCGCATATCGCCACGCTCTTGATGACCTTCTTCTTTCAGGAAATGCCCGAACTCGTCCGGCGCGGGCACCTCTACCTCGCCCAGCCGCCGCTCTATCGCCTCACGGCGGGCACTGTCTCGGCCTATGCCCGCGACGACGCGCACCGCGCCGAACTGGAAGCGACCAAGTTCAAGGGCAAGAAAGTCGACGTGGGCCGCTTCAAGGGTCTTGGCGAAATGAACCCCGGCCAGTTGCGCGAAACCACGATGGCACCGGCCACGCGCAGCCTTTTGCGCATCACCCTGCCCCCCGAATACGAAGGCCGGGCGGCGGTCAAGGATCTGGTCGACCGCCTGATGGGCCGCAACCCCGAACACCGCTTCCAGTTCATCCAGAACCGCGCGGGCGACCTCGACCGCGACCTGATCGACGCCTGA
- a CDS encoding GFA family protein — protein MSFSGRCACGAVSATISASQPVTVRQCWCRQCQQAAAGGSTNNAIFPAEDVALTGTLGTFSYVAPSGNTLTQFFCPDCGTPVMAQSSGRMHLRTMRLGFLDPGHGLEPEMVIWTSEAPPWAQIDTRAQTFEGQPPAPQSPTPPVPAQ, from the coding sequence ATGTCTTTTTCAGGACGCTGCGCCTGTGGCGCGGTGAGCGCGACGATTTCAGCCTCGCAGCCGGTCACCGTGCGCCAGTGCTGGTGCCGCCAGTGCCAGCAGGCCGCCGCCGGTGGATCGACCAACAACGCGATCTTCCCTGCCGAAGACGTGGCGCTGACCGGCACGCTGGGTACCTTTTCCTATGTCGCGCCTTCGGGCAACACGCTCACCCAGTTCTTCTGCCCGGACTGCGGAACGCCGGTCATGGCGCAATCGTCGGGGCGGATGCACTTGCGCACCATGCGCCTGGGCTTCCTCGATCCGGGCCATGGGCTTGAGCCCGAGATGGTGATCTGGACCAGCGAGGCCCCGCCCTGGGCGCAGATCGATACCCGCGCCCAGACGTTCGAGGGCCAGCCGCCTGCCCCCCAGTCGCCGACCCCACCCGTTCCGGCTCAATAG